Genomic DNA from Lentisphaera araneosa HTCC2155:
TGCCAAGAAAAGCTTCTAAGCGTCTGATGCTTAGTTATCCGTACTAAAACCGACACAGGTAGGAAGGTCGAGTAGACTAAGGTGCGCGAGAGAAACCACGTTAAGGAACTCGGCAAATTAGCCCCGTAACTTCGGGAGAAGGGGTGCCCCCTCAGGGGGGCCGCAGTTAAGAGGTCTGGGCGACTGTTTAGCAAAAACATAGCACTCTGCAAACTCGAAAGAGGAAGTATAGGGTGTGACACGTGACCAATGCCAAAAGGTCAAATGGAGAGGTTAGCCTTCGGGCGAAGCTTCGAAATGAAGCCCTGGTGAATGTCGGCCGTAACTATAACGGTCCTAAGGTAGCGAAATTCCTTGTCGGGTAAGTTCCGACCTGCACGAATCGTGTAACGATCCAGACACTGTCTCAACGTGGATCTCGGTGAAATTGTAGTTCCGGTGAAAATGCCGGATACCCGCAGATGGACGGAAAGACCCCATGAACCTTTACTGTAATCTGATATTGTTGTTCGGACTAATATGTGTAGCATAAGTGGGAGACTGTGAACTTGCGTCGTCAGGCGTTTGTGAGTCGTCAGTGAAATACCACCCTTATTAGTTTGGGCATCTAACCCCACGTCCGTGAATCCGGATGGGGGACAGTTTCAGAGGGTCAGTTTGACTGGGGCGGTTTCCTCCTAAAATGTAACGGAGGAGCTCGAAGGTCTACTCAGCATGGTCAGCAATCATGCGTAGAGCGTAAGGGTAGAAGTAGGCTTTACTGTAACACCGACAGGTGGAGCAGTTGCGAAAGCAGGACCTAGTGATCCAGCGGTGGAAAGAGGTATCGCCGTTGCTCATCGGATAAAAGGTACTCTGGGGATAACAGGCTTATCGCACCCAAGCGTCCATAGCGACGGTGCGGTTTGGCACCTCGATGTCGGCTCATCACATCCTGGGGCTGAAGAAGGTCCCAAGGGTCCGGCTGTTCGCCGGTTAAAGTGGTACGCGAGCTGGGTTCAGAACGTCGTGAGACAGTTCGGTCCTTATCCTCTGCGGGCGTAGGATATTTGATAGGAGCATTCCCTAGTACGAGAGGACCGGGAATGAGTGACCTCTGGTGTTCCAGTTGTACCGCCAGGTGCATTGCTGGGTAGCTAAGTCGCGAAAGGATAAGCGCTGAAAGCATCTAAGCGCCAAGCCCCCCTAAAGATGAGATATCCCAGGATTTATCCTCTAAAGGCTACAGGAAGACTACCTGTTCGATAGGCTGGAGATGTAAGCATAGCAATATGTTCAGTTGACCAGTACTAATCAGCCGTGAGGCTTGTCCACCTCTTTTTTAGTTGTCATCACTCGATGTCACCTAAAAAAGATAATAAGCACACACAAACTCAACTAAGTTAAGTCTTATGAGTTGCGATCTTATCTTTCATCACTAAGTTTTCTTCCCAACATTTTCCGGCTGGTAACCACAGCGGAGGAGCCACACCCGATCCCATCCCGAACTCGGTAGTTAAGACCTCCAGCGCCGATGGTACTGCAGTTAAGACTGTGGGAGAGCAGGTCGTTGCCAGCCTTTTTTTTGTGCTACCACACAGGTAGTTCAGGCTTCAAGCCGAAATTTTTAGAGCGCATATCTTAGGATATGCGCTTTTTTTTGTAGTATTACCACAAAGGCGGATGAGTCTATTAGATAGAAATCATCCTGCCCTAGAGGTAGATCTGGCTAAGTCCGGAAGTGCTACCACACAGGTAGTTCAGGCTTCAAGCCGAAATTTTTAGAGCGCATATCTTAGGATATGCGCTTTTTTTTGTGCCTAGATAGAGTCTAAGCAATAGGACTTATAGGACTTATAGGACTTATAGGACTTATAGGACTTATAGGACTTATAGGACTTATAGGACTTATAGGACTTATGGGACTTATGGGACTCGCTTGAGTTCAGCATTTAAGCGGGCAGGGATGCCCGCGCTCCCAGGGGAGATAGAATTTCAACTTCCGCATAGAATTCGGTGCGCCCAGCAAAATAAAGTATTTCCCTCAACTGCAGGCCGAAGGCCGATCTGTAGTGAGCTTGCGAATGATCTGTCAGCGTAGCGAACTGAGCACTTAGAAAAAACTGTAGATTAACGTGAAACTAAATCATCTCTTACTGTTTCAAGTATGCTCATGGCAGCAACAGTCGAGGAAGTATCTAAGTTGACTTTTTGTAAGGCTTTAAGCATGTTGTCTAGAGTGATGTCAAAGACTTCATTGGTGATTTTGAGATGGCTATGAGAGTCCTTTAATGATTGCCGTGTGTATTCCGGTATGCCTCCAAAAATGTAGGAGAGAAAAAAAGTTTGATGTGACTTTAAGGCTTCCAAGTCAATGTCTTTGAAGTAATCTTTTACTCTGTCATCATTTAACATAATAGGATAGAATTCATCTAAGAATTTTTCGATGCCTGGGACACCGCCAATTTTATGAAATAGTGATTGCATAACTCTCGCCTTTTACTGTTCCTTGATCTTTAAGGTAATGTCTTTGAAATAGAGAAGCAAAATTTCTTTTCAAGAGGAGAGTTTTTTCTGGGCCCATTTTTGAGCGATGAAGCTATCGAGATAGATTTGTATGAGGTGGTAAATCATCGTGGCGATAAGTGCGGTCGGAAAGTCTTGGGCAAAATGTGCTGACCAAATGGCGATTGCTAAGGGCAGTGTTTTTTGGCTACAGCAGATTGAGAATGAGCGGTTTTGAGCATCGGACATGGAGGTCCTTTTGCCGAAGAAATTAAATAAGAAAAGAGCACACAAGTGAATGATAGCTGACAGGACTGCGATGTAGAGGGCTTCATTGAGTGATCCGTTGAGGATTTCGTCTTTTTGTCCACCAGTATTCACAAAAATTACTGTGCCTAAGAAGAGTACAGGTAAGTATTTAATACTCAGGTTAAAGTTGTTTTTAGTTGTTTTTAGTTGTTTTCTTATGCCCCAGCCACAGAGCGCAGGGATGAAAACTGTGAGGGCTAATTTTTTTATTAAACTCAATGTGTCAATTTCAGCTGTAGAAGAGAGGTAAAGAGCGATAAGTAGGGGCGAAATAATGACAGCGCTACAGTTTAAGGCAATTGTGATAAATAAGGCTGCAGGTCGATCGCCTCCAGCTAGGTCTGAAATGACAATTCCCGACACGAGCGTGCAGGGCATGCAGCAGATGAGCATAAGTCCAAAATAGTTATCC
This window encodes:
- a CDS encoding group I truncated hemoglobin is translated as MQSLFHKIGGVPGIEKFLDEFYPIMLNDDRVKDYFKDIDLEALKSHQTFFLSYIFGGIPEYTRQSLKDSHSHLKITNEVFDITLDNMLKALQKVNLDTSSTVAAMSILETVRDDLVSR
- a CDS encoding bile acid:sodium symporter family protein, with the protein product MSHFKEKIFKFINSQIIIIAVIAGTLPALAFPETSETWRLAGVTPWLIAGVFLCQGLGLNPKDKIDLSHNLKIISFSMLASFLIFPLLAFGVLELANLSQDNYFGLMLICCMPCTLVSGIVISDLAGGDRPAALFITIALNCSAVIISPLLIALYLSSTAEIDTLSLIKKLALTVFIPALCGWGIRKQLKTTKNNFNLSIKYLPVLFLGTVIFVNTGGQKDEILNGSLNEALYIAVLSAIIHLCALFLFNFFGKRTSMSDAQNRSFSICCSQKTLPLAIAIWSAHFAQDFPTALIATMIYHLIQIYLDSFIAQKWAQKKLSS